The Humulus lupulus chromosome 4, drHumLupu1.1, whole genome shotgun sequence genome has a window encoding:
- the LOC133831593 gene encoding L-galactono-1,4-lactone dehydrogenase, mitochondrial: MLRALTARRSLQSLYRRHGSNTPPLPSLPSTNPLSPIRQLCTSSSSSSSSEAELRKYLGYGALVVFCGAATYYSFPFPENAKHKKAQIFRYAPLPEDLHTVSNWSGTHEVQTRVFHQPENLGELEKVVKEAHEKKTRIRPVGSGLSPNGIGLSRAGMVNLALMDKVLEVDKEKKRVRVQAGIRVQELVDGIKEYGITLQNFASIREQQIGGIIQVGAHGTGARLPPIDEQIVSMKLVTPAKGTIELSKEKDPELFYLARCGLGGLGVVAEVTIQCVERQELVEHTVISTMEEIKKNHKKLLSENKHVKYLYIPYTDAVVVVTCNPVSKWKGPPKFKPKYTTDEALQHVRDLYKESLKKYRVRDITAPSEGNVEQDINDLSFTELRDKLLALDPLNKDHVIKVNQAEAECWRKSEGYRVGWSDEILGFDCGGQQWVSETCFPVGTLGKPNMKDLQYIEDLKKLIEKEKVPAPSPIEQRWSACSKSPMSPASSTSDDEIFSWVGIIMYLPTMDARQRKEITEEFFHYRHLTQAKLWGRYSAYEHWAKIEVPKDKDELAALQERLRKRFPVDAYNKARRELDPNKILSNNKIEKLFPVSETV; this comes from the exons atgctCAGAGCTCTCACCGCCAGGCGTTCACTTCAGTCCCTCTACCGCCGCCATGGCAGTAATACTCCACCACTCCCAAGCCTGCCCTCCACCAACCCATTAAGCCCTATTAGACAGTTGTGTACTTCGTCGTCTTCATCATCCTCATCCGAAGCCGAGCTCCGGAAGTACCTTGGCTATGGGGCGTTGGTTGTCTTCTGCGGCGCAGCCACCTACTACTCCTTCCCATTCCCCGAGAATGCAAAACACAAGAAAGCCCAGATCTTCCGTTACGCTCCTTTGCCTGAAGATCTTCATACGGTCTCGAATTGGAGCGGGACTCATGAGGTTCAGACCCGGGTTTTCCACCAACCCGAGAACCTTGGTGAGCTTGAAAAGGTTGTGAAAGAGGCCCATGAGAAGAAGACCCGGATTCGGCCGGTCGGGTCAGGGTTGTCCCCAAATGGGATCGGGTTGTCCAGAGCTGGAATGGTGAATTTGGCTCTCATGGACAAGGTTTTGGAGGTTgataaagagaagaagagggtTAGAGTTCAGGCTGGGATAAGGGTCCAGGAACTGGTGGATGGGATTAAGGAGTATGGGATCACTCTTCAGAACTTCGCCTCTATAAGGGAACAGCAAATTGGTGGGATCATACAG GTTGGTGCACATGGTACTGGTGCAAGATTGCCTCCTATTGATGAGCAGATTGTCAGCATGAAACTGGTCACTCCTGCTAAGGGAACAATAGAATTATCAAAAGAGAAAGATCCAGAGCTCTTTTATCTTGCTCGTTGTGGTCTCGGGGGCCTTGGAGTAGTTGCTGAGGTGACCATTCAATGTGTTGAGAGACAGGAGCTTGTGGAGCACACTGTTATCTCAACCATGgaagagataaaaaaaaatcataa GAAATTGCTGTCTGAGAATAAACATGTAAAGTACCTATATATTCCCTATACAGATGCTGTTGTGGTTGTGACATGCAATCCTGTGTCAAAATGGAAAGGTCCCCCAAAATTTAAACCCAAATATACTACGGATGAGGCCTTACAGCATGTTCGGGATCTCTACAAGGAGAGTCTGAAGAAGTACAG AGTGAGAGACATTACAGCTCCATCTGAAGGAAATGTTGAACAGGATATAAACGATCTTTCGTTTACAGAGTTGAGAGATAAACTGCTTGCCTTAGATCCTCTTAACAAAGACCATGTTATAAaagttaatcaagctgaggctgAATGCTGGAGAAAGTCAGAGGGATACAGAGTAGGATGGAGTGATGAaattcttgggtttgattgtgGTGGCCAACAGTGGGTTTCAGAGACATGTTTTCCTGTTGGTACCTTAGGTAAACCGAACATGAAAGACCTTCAATACATTGAAGATCTTAAGAAGCTGATAGAGAAGGAAAAAGTACCCGCGCCTTCTCCAATAGAGCAACGGTGGTCAGCTTGCAGCAAGAGCCCCATGAGTCCAGCTTCGAGCACATCAGATGATGAAATATTTTCCTgg GTTGGCATAATCATGTACCTTCCTACCATGGATGCTCGCCAGAGAAAGGAAATAACAGAAGAGTTTTTCCACTACAGACACCTGACTCAGGCCAAATTGTGGGGCCGATATTCTGCTTATGAACATTGGGCAAAGATTGAG GTTCCAAAAGACAAGGATGAGCTAGCAGCTCTCCAGGAAAGACTTAGAAAGAGATTTCCGGTTGATGCATACAATAAAGCACGAAGAGAATTGGACCCTAACAAGATCCTCTCCAACAACAAGATTGAAAAGCTTTTCCCAGTGTCTGAAACCGTATGA
- the LOC133831595 gene encoding uncharacterized protein LOC133831595 — MGSSSDDFSVFVLASDLGMDARPFLEIQEKETEDQENWHDCPQYLSDEDFSDLELLQFFRIQGLDKSGNRIFRIVGKYFPAPIVSADRLKRYIVQKLCSELPEGPFSIVYMHSTVQKEDNSPGITILRWIYEDLPSDFKDRLQFVYFVHPGLRSRLVFATLGRFFLSGGLYWKIKYVSRLQYLWDDVKKEDIEIPEFVKSHDDVLEHRPLTDYGIEPDPLHLTEVPAMACSFGRYDERWASRHDMS, encoded by the exons ATGGGTAGCTCATCGGACGACTTCTCGGTTTTCGTACTGGCCTCGGATCTGGGCATGGACGCAAGACCCTTCTTGGAGATCCAAGAGAAAGAGACCGAAGACCAAGAGAACTGGCACGACTGCCCTCAGTACCTCTCCGACGAGGATTTCTCCGACCTCGAACTTTTGCAGTTCTTTCGTATTCAAGGTCTCGACAAGTCCGGCAATCGGATTTTTCGCATCGTCGGAAAGTACTTTCCCG CTCCAATTGTCAGCGCAGATCGTTTGAAGAGGTATATTGTTCAAAAGCTATGCAGTGAATTGCCTGAAGGGCCATTCTCCATTGTTTACATGCATAGTACTGTCCAGAAAGAGGATAACTCCCCTGGGATCACTATCTTGAGGTGGATTTATGAAGACCTTCCTTCTGATTTCAAAGACAGGCTTCAATTTGTCTACTTTGTTCATCCTGGGCTTCGCTCGCGGCTTGTATTTGCTACCCTCGGCCGATTCTTCCTAAGTGGAGG TCTGTATTGGAAGATCAAGTACGTGAGTCGTTTGCAGTACCTTTGGGATGATGTAAAGAAGGAAGACATTGAAATTCCCGAATTTGTGAAATCTCATGATGATGTTCTGGAACACAGACCACTAACCGATTATGGTATTGAACCAGACCCTCTTCACTTAACTGAGGTTCCTGCCATGGCTTGCTCATTTGGGAGATATGACGAGAGATGGGCATCAAGACATGATATGTCCTAG